In one Candidatus Delongbacteria bacterium genomic region, the following are encoded:
- a CDS encoding DUF502 domain-containing protein, translated as MKALRKYLMTGLIILGPVFLTFYIVKEIFFFTDNLLREKIELYFQDYINSDVSLYGVGALSIVIILIISGWITQYYIGKKLLSLSDLILSKIPIVNRILKMLRQISDAFFSGQKDVFKKAVLIEYPRKGMYSIAFFTGETTLSREITGEETMISVFLPTTPNPTSGFLLIVPKKDVIMLDMKIEDALKLIISGGVYKPNENEGKIGQ; from the coding sequence ATGAAAGCTTTGAGAAAATACTTAATGACTGGTCTGATTATATTAGGTCCGGTTTTTCTTACTTTTTATATAGTTAAAGAGATTTTCTTTTTCACTGATAATTTACTGAGAGAGAAGATCGAATTATATTTTCAAGATTATATAAACTCTGATGTTAGTCTTTATGGTGTTGGAGCACTTTCAATTGTAATAATTTTGATTATATCAGGTTGGATTACTCAGTATTACATTGGGAAAAAACTGTTATCTCTTTCTGATCTTATATTAAGTAAAATCCCAATTGTAAACAGAATTTTAAAAATGTTAAGACAAATTTCAGATGCTTTTTTTTCTGGTCAAAAAGATGTTTTTAAAAAAGCTGTATTGATCGAATATCCGAGAAAAGGGATGTACTCAATAGCCTTTTTTACAGGAGAAACAACCCTAAGTAGAGAGATAACTGGTGAAGAGACAATGATTTCTGTATTTCTTCCAACAACTCCAAATCCTACATCGGGTTTTTTGTTGATTGTTCCAAAGAAAGATGTCATAATGCTCGATATGAAAATTGAAGATGCATTAAAACTCATTATTTCTGGTGGAGTTTATAAACCTAATGAGAATGAGGGTAAAATTGGACAATGA
- a CDS encoding DUF4956 domain-containing protein, with protein MFDYFAVQSTTENATVLTLVYTLLISFALSSAIAYTYEMTFRGLSYSRNFIQALILSSIVTSTIMQAIGDSLAHGIGIIGALTIVRFRTNYKDSRDIIFMFSALGVGIATGVYAYSIAIVGGIGFCLVAFALYYSPFGQSNNYDGVLRFNINDDQDSKSKLESILRINCNKFALLTLKDLNQSKKLDFAYHIKLKRNVSKENFLTELKKIDGIGSLSLLLQETTIEL; from the coding sequence ATGTTTGATTATTTCGCTGTTCAGTCTACTACAGAAAATGCAACTGTGTTAACATTAGTTTACACATTGTTAATATCTTTCGCTCTTTCATCTGCTATAGCTTATACTTATGAAATGACATTTAGGGGTTTATCCTATTCTAGGAATTTCATTCAGGCATTAATCTTAAGTTCGATTGTAACATCCACAATTATGCAAGCTATTGGTGATAGTCTCGCTCATGGAATTGGAATAATCGGTGCTCTAACTATTGTGAGATTTCGTACAAATTATAAGGATTCAAGAGATATAATTTTCATGTTTTCTGCTTTAGGTGTGGGTATAGCGACAGGAGTTTATGCATATAGCATAGCTATCGTTGGAGGAATTGGTTTTTGTTTAGTCGCATTTGCTCTTTACTATTCACCATTTGGACAGTCCAATAATTATGACGGTGTATTAAGATTTAATATAAACGATGATCAGGACAGTAAAAGCAAACTGGAATCAATACTTAGAATTAATTGTAATAAATTTGCTTTACTAACATTGAAAGATCTTAATCAAAGTAAAAAATTAGATTTTGCTTATCATATAAAGTTAAAGAGGAACGTTTCAAAAGAGAATTTTTTAACTGAGCTAAAAAAAATCGATGGAATAGGATCTTTAAGTTTATTACTACAAGAAACAACTATTGAGCTATAA
- a CDS encoding T9SS type A sorting domain-containing protein: MKSRIVEIMLIISISLFCETHIPEGNVHGRWSIDGSPYFINGDITIPNAETLIIDPGVSILFQGEYKLYVQGRLLAEGTESDSINFDISNSVPPGRGWFGIYFYHTSASNDSSKISYNILKNAINTLYANACYDEASAIRFDDFSKARVSHCRFSQNKTYAGGAIKCYLSSSPTVEYCSFNDNSAICIDSAYPLGGAIFIKGTSSPIIRNNIFVRNSGYYGGAICLLSDNGGVFENNIFYDNFAGYGGAILTSSGSNLPAVFKGNIVCNNRSLYYGGGIYIGSFYDSPSAIIENAYLSNNTIVNNEATWGGGIAICGDKANLINNIVWNNSGDYGTQIYLKNSSTPTSPDFYNCLINGGVEEFFMQNGNAFEGDYVNCLNLDPQFSNFELNDFHLKDSSPLIGAGINFMDFNNINFDFTGIDIDGTSRPYPLLTDCDIGAYENLLAEPVDINENILFDSELYSYNYPEPFNPSTVICFDGSSFSEYQLRVYNSLGQMIYSKDHLSSMKKNEKISFNGKNLSSGIYVYIIVGKENNSKLITGKMTLLK, translated from the coding sequence ATGAAAAGTCGTATTGTAGAAATTATGTTAATTATATCTATTTCTTTATTTTGTGAGACACATATTCCAGAAGGAAATGTTCACGGACGGTGGAGTATAGATGGTTCTCCATATTTTATTAATGGTGATATAACTATTCCCAATGCAGAAACTTTAATAATTGATCCTGGTGTGAGTATCTTATTTCAAGGTGAATATAAGCTTTATGTTCAAGGTAGATTATTGGCAGAAGGTACAGAGAGTGATTCAATAAATTTTGATATTTCTAATAGTGTACCTCCAGGTAGAGGATGGTTTGGAATTTATTTTTATCATACAAGTGCATCAAATGATTCATCCAAGATATCTTACAATATCTTAAAAAATGCTATTAATACTTTATATGCAAATGCTTGCTATGATGAAGCAAGTGCGATTAGGTTTGATGATTTTAGCAAAGCTAGAGTTTCTCACTGTAGATTTAGTCAAAATAAAACTTATGCTGGAGGAGCTATCAAATGTTATCTATCTTCTTCACCGACAGTAGAATATTGTAGTTTTAATGATAATTCTGCAATATGTATCGATTCTGCTTATCCACTTGGAGGAGCAATATTCATTAAAGGTACTTCATCTCCTATCATAAGGAATAATATTTTTGTAAGAAATTCAGGATACTATGGTGGTGCAATATGTTTATTGAGTGATAATGGTGGTGTATTTGAAAATAATATTTTTTATGATAATTTTGCTGGATATGGTGGAGCTATACTAACTTCTTCAGGAAGTAATCTTCCTGCTGTGTTTAAGGGTAATATTGTTTGTAACAACAGAAGCTTATATTATGGAGGTGGTATTTATATTGGTAGTTTTTACGATTCACCTTCGGCTATAATTGAAAACGCATATTTATCCAATAATACAATTGTAAACAATGAAGCTACTTGGGGAGGTGGTATTGCAATTTGTGGGGATAAAGCTAATTTAATTAACAATATTGTATGGAATAATTCTGGTGATTACGGAACACAGATTTATTTAAAAAATAGTTCAACTCCTACATCCCCTGATTTTTACAATTGTCTTATAAATGGAGGTGTTGAAGAATTTTTCATGCAAAATGGAAATGCTTTTGAAGGAGATTATGTTAATTGTTTAAATTTAGATCCACAATTTTCAAATTTTGAACTAAATGATTTTCATTTGAAAGATTCAAGTCCCTTGATTGGTGCTGGAATTAATTTTATGGACTTTAATAATATAAATTTTGATTTTACAGGTATAGATATAGATGGAACATCTAGACCATATCCTTTACTTACAGATTGTGATATTGGAGCTTATGAAAACCTTTTAGCGGAACCAGTTGATATAAATGAGAATATCTTATTTGATTCAGAACTATATTCTTACAATTACCCAGAGCCTTTTAACCCTTCAACAGTGATTTGTTTTGATGGAAGCTCATTTTCAGAGTATCAACTTAGGGTTTATAATTCCTTAGGACAAATGATCTATTCAAAAGATCATTTAAGTTCAATGAAAAAGAATGAAAAGATTAGTTTCAATGGTAAAAATTTAAGTTCAGGTATTTATGTTTATATAATAGTAGGGAAAGAAAATAATTCAAAATTGATAACAGGTAAAATGACACTTTTGAAATAG
- a CDS encoding polyphosphate polymerase domain-containing protein — protein sequence MDKNEPLYLERYELKYIITTDMIEPISKFVENYCYLDKYSERNSDYFYKINNIYFDSKDFTFLRNRLVGLEDRFNMRIRSYGDCSSNFVFLELKRKQKDIIKKYREKININEWDPNLYLKNIQDNDSKNKKIFYYNALRYEIEAKVATEYRRKAYISEYDEYARVTFDTDLRAYPKSDNLLKLDFNKMNSYDFETNFEDDGNVVLELKCYTSYVPYWMIDLIRQFDLKKRSFSKYMNAVKLSYFDDYFDYSRISVLH from the coding sequence TTGGATAAAAATGAACCGCTTTATTTAGAGCGATACGAACTAAAATATATTATTACTACTGATATGATAGAGCCAATTTCGAAATTTGTTGAGAACTATTGCTATCTCGATAAATACTCAGAAAGAAACAGCGATTATTTCTATAAAATTAATAATATATACTTTGATTCTAAAGATTTTACATTTTTAAGAAATAGACTTGTTGGATTGGAAGATCGGTTCAATATGCGTATAAGATCTTATGGCGACTGTTCATCTAATTTTGTTTTTCTTGAGTTAAAAAGAAAACAGAAAGATATAATCAAAAAGTATAGAGAGAAGATAAATATAAATGAGTGGGATCCAAACTTATATCTCAAAAACATACAGGATAATGATTCAAAAAACAAGAAGATATTTTATTATAATGCATTGAGATATGAGATAGAAGCGAAGGTGGCTACCGAGTACAGAAGAAAAGCATATATATCAGAATATGATGAATATGCCAGAGTGACATTTGATACTGATTTGAGGGCATACCCAAAATCAGATAATCTACTGAAACTTGATTTTAACAAAATGAATTCCTACGACTTTGAAACTAATTTTGAGGATGATGGCAATGTTGTTCTAGAATTAAAGTGTTATACTAGCTATGTACCTTATTGGATGATCGATTTAATTAGGCAGTTTGATCTAAAAAAACGGAGTTTTTCTAAATACATGAATGCAGTTAAACTTTCCTATTTTGATGATTATTTTGATTATTCGAGAATATCAGTTTTACACTGA
- a CDS encoding trypsin-like peptidase domain-containing protein, producing the protein MKTLKGTFYALFFILLGVLLTAKFDFSEKVQAKEHKISEATMDKNEGTHSRFAVIAKEAMKSVVHVKVSRSVEYNYVSPFDRMFEDAFPFFKGREQEQQTKPKKHIQKSEGSGFIYSKDGYILTNNHVVEKSDQISVILHDGSEVEAKLIGNDPDTDLAVIKIDRNIKDDEVSHLGNSDDLWVGDWVIAIGSPYSLENTLTVGVVSAKGRSGLGIYGGGPVFQDFIQTDAAINPGNSGGPLLNMQGEVIGINAAVNSAAQGIGFAIPASLVKNIEKQLRENGQVKRGYLGISLKEISKNENEPLGLSEEDTGILITSVSSGTPAEEAGLKTDDIIIKLNNKKIDGFEKFRMNVASLPPGEKVELTVLRNGDEKTFDIELADRGEFLSTGKIEKKVDESSYWLGMKATPVTDEMRNRYNLKDIKGVLVSDIKDDSPVSGKLMEGDIIFKVWHKGKAYSIENKGDYNNLTDKLKDVDESILIHFVRNGQTQFVVIK; encoded by the coding sequence ATGAAAACACTAAAAGGAACATTCTACGCACTATTTTTCATTTTGTTGGGGGTATTACTAACAGCGAAATTTGATTTCTCAGAAAAAGTTCAGGCAAAAGAGCATAAAATTTCAGAAGCTACTATGGATAAAAATGAAGGAACTCATAGTAGGTTTGCTGTAATAGCAAAAGAGGCAATGAAATCGGTTGTTCATGTGAAAGTGTCAAGAAGTGTTGAGTATAATTACGTATCACCTTTTGACAGAATGTTTGAAGATGCATTTCCTTTTTTTAAGGGAAGAGAGCAAGAGCAACAAACAAAACCTAAAAAACATATTCAGAAGTCAGAAGGTTCTGGATTTATCTATTCAAAAGATGGTTACATACTAACCAATAATCACGTGGTAGAAAAATCTGATCAGATCAGTGTAATATTGCATGATGGTTCTGAAGTTGAAGCAAAACTGATTGGAAATGATCCAGATACTGATCTTGCTGTAATAAAAATAGACAGAAATATAAAGGATGATGAGGTTTCCCATTTAGGAAACTCTGATGACCTTTGGGTGGGAGATTGGGTTATTGCCATAGGTTCCCCATACAGTCTTGAAAACACTCTTACAGTTGGTGTTGTTTCAGCTAAGGGAAGATCAGGTCTAGGTATATATGGAGGAGGACCTGTTTTTCAGGATTTTATCCAAACTGATGCAGCTATCAATCCCGGTAACTCTGGTGGCCCACTATTAAATATGCAAGGTGAGGTGATTGGTATCAATGCTGCTGTAAATTCTGCTGCTCAAGGAATTGGTTTCGCAATCCCTGCTAGTCTTGTAAAAAATATCGAAAAGCAATTAAGAGAAAATGGTCAAGTTAAAAGAGGGTATCTAGGAATTTCTCTGAAAGAAATATCAAAAAATGAGAATGAACCACTTGGTTTGAGTGAAGAAGACACTGGAATTTTGATAACTTCTGTTTCAAGTGGTACGCCAGCAGAAGAAGCAGGTCTGAAAACAGATGATATTATTATTAAACTTAATAACAAAAAGATTGATGGTTTTGAAAAGTTTAGAATGAACGTAGCATCACTTCCACCAGGAGAGAAAGTAGAATTAACTGTTTTAAGAAATGGAGATGAAAAGACTTTTGATATAGAGCTTGCGGATAGAGGTGAATTTTTAAGTACTGGCAAGATAGAGAAAAAAGTGGACGAGTCAAGTTACTGGTTAGGAATGAAAGCAACTCCTGTTACAGATGAAATGAGAAATAGATACAATCTTAAAGATATAAAAGGTGTACTTGTTTCGGATATTAAAGATGACAGCCCTGTAAGTGGAAAATTGATGGAAGGTGATATTATTTTTAAAGTGTGGCATAAAGGAAAAGCTTATTCTATTGAAAACAAGGGCGATTACAATAATCTGACAGATAAGCTTAAGGATGTGGATGAGAGTATTCTTATCCATTTTGTAAGGAACGGACAAACTCAGTTCGTAGTGATCAAGTAA
- a CDS encoding sigma-70 family RNA polymerase sigma factor, whose translation MAKESSGGLGRSNQLLDKYLQEIGEEELLTAEEEVKLSQKMKEGGRRGERAMEKLVRANLRFVVSVAKQYQNQGLTLNDLINEGNMGLIKAAKRFDETKGFKFISYAVWWIRQSILQALAEQSRVVRLPLNKVGALNKITKTMTSLEQKYEREPTPEEIANALETTELEITDTLKISGRHLSIDAPFNPGDDNRLLDVLRNDKEPSPDMNLYDESLKKEINNVLATLNEREREVIILYFGIGKDQALTLEEIGEKFMLTRERVRQIKEKAIRRLRHASRSKALRVYLG comes from the coding sequence GTGGCTAAGGAAAGCAGCGGAGGACTCGGCAGGTCGAATCAACTTCTTGATAAGTATCTTCAAGAAATTGGAGAAGAAGAACTGCTAACTGCTGAGGAAGAGGTGAAACTTTCCCAGAAGATGAAAGAAGGTGGTAGACGTGGCGAAAGAGCTATGGAAAAACTTGTAAGAGCAAACCTTCGTTTCGTTGTATCGGTTGCAAAACAATATCAAAATCAGGGTCTAACATTGAATGACTTAATCAATGAAGGAAATATGGGATTGATAAAAGCTGCAAAAAGATTTGATGAAACAAAGGGCTTTAAGTTTATTTCATATGCAGTTTGGTGGATTAGACAATCTATCTTACAAGCTTTAGCTGAACAGTCAAGAGTCGTAAGACTTCCGCTGAACAAAGTCGGAGCTCTAAATAAGATTACTAAAACGATGACTTCTCTAGAGCAGAAGTATGAAAGGGAGCCAACCCCAGAAGAGATCGCAAATGCTCTTGAAACTACAGAGCTTGAGATCACTGATACTCTTAAAATATCGGGTAGACATTTATCTATTGATGCCCCGTTCAATCCTGGAGACGATAACAGACTACTTGACGTTTTGAGAAACGACAAAGAACCTTCTCCTGATATGAACCTATATGATGAATCTCTTAAAAAAGAGATAAATAATGTTCTTGCAACATTGAATGAAAGAGAACGTGAAGTAATAATTCTTTACTTTGGAATTGGAAAAGATCAAGCTCTAACTCTTGAAGAAATTGGTGAGAAATTTATGCTTACCAGAGAGAGGGTTAGACAAATAAAAGAGAAAGCTATACGCAGATTACGTCATGCTTCTAGATCCAAAGCATTAAGAGTTTACTTAGGTTAA
- the recN gene encoding DNA repair protein RecN, producing MLLHLFIQNFALIEKITFEPSSGLNVITGETGSGKSMLINGILLLLGERGGVELIRKGQSKLVVEAEFSTNELIENFLIDNNYDIHKTLLIRREISNQGKSRGFINDSPAKISQMKDLGSLLIDFHGQHDHQTLLHNRFHRKIIDNFGKIDLNSYKLAFDRYKKLKAELESIIQNVESSRDKIELLSYHMKEIDKVSPKDGEDRDLEEELSKMENIENIRNLADKIDFIVNERENSVLNSLKELDKLCDSISVFDSSFEDYKKDLESSYSSIKDFANSTENYAASLFFDEERYKEISNRFQSIDKLKKKFKMDLGEVIEYRCKIDEELGSNSDFELFLDKKKSELKKVKNELQVLGEEISRVRKRCAKEFEKKVKEQFSDVGLSSAELSVNFLKLDDFGKHGLEDIEFFVRTNKGEDFKPLSKTASGGEISRIMLSIKSISRDNFISSMIFDEIDTGISGKTADMVGEKMLQLSKIGQLILITHLPIIAKRADSHFKIFKTEDNETTFTGLKRLNDSERETEIISMVGGSLIIEN from the coding sequence ATGCTACTTCATTTGTTTATTCAAAATTTTGCACTAATTGAAAAAATTACTTTTGAACCTTCATCAGGATTGAATGTAATAACAGGAGAAACAGGATCTGGAAAATCGATGCTGATTAATGGTATTCTTCTTCTTCTTGGTGAAAGAGGTGGTGTAGAACTCATAAGAAAAGGTCAATCAAAATTAGTCGTTGAGGCTGAGTTTTCTACTAATGAATTGATAGAAAATTTCTTAATCGATAATAATTATGATATTCACAAAACATTATTGATTAGAAGAGAAATTTCAAATCAAGGGAAATCCAGAGGATTTATTAATGATTCTCCTGCAAAAATTTCACAAATGAAAGATTTAGGTTCTTTGTTAATTGATTTTCATGGTCAACATGATCATCAGACATTATTACATAATAGATTTCATAGAAAAATTATCGATAATTTTGGGAAAATTGATCTAAATAGTTATAAACTAGCTTTTGACAGATATAAGAAACTAAAGGCTGAATTAGAAAGTATTATTCAAAATGTCGAATCATCAAGAGATAAAATTGAACTTTTATCCTATCATATGAAAGAGATAGATAAAGTATCTCCAAAAGATGGTGAAGACAGGGATTTGGAAGAAGAATTATCCAAAATGGAAAACATTGAAAATATCAGAAACCTTGCAGACAAAATAGATTTTATTGTAAATGAGAGAGAAAATTCGGTATTAAATAGTTTAAAAGAGCTAGATAAATTGTGTGATTCTATTTCTGTATTTGATTCTTCATTTGAAGATTATAAAAAAGATCTGGAAAGTTCATATTCATCTATAAAAGATTTTGCAAACAGTACAGAAAACTATGCAGCTTCTCTATTCTTTGATGAAGAAAGATATAAAGAAATTTCGAATAGATTTCAATCTATAGATAAATTGAAGAAAAAATTTAAAATGGATTTGGGCGAAGTTATTGAGTATCGATGTAAAATTGATGAAGAGTTAGGCAGTAATTCAGACTTTGAACTTTTTCTTGATAAGAAAAAAAGTGAATTAAAAAAGGTGAAAAATGAACTACAAGTATTAGGTGAAGAAATTTCAAGGGTAAGAAAAAGATGTGCAAAGGAATTTGAGAAAAAGGTTAAAGAGCAATTTTCAGATGTTGGTCTTTCCAGTGCTGAATTAAGTGTAAATTTCTTGAAACTGGATGATTTTGGAAAACATGGACTAGAGGATATTGAATTTTTTGTAAGAACAAATAAAGGGGAGGACTTTAAACCATTATCAAAAACTGCATCTGGTGGTGAAATTTCAAGAATAATGTTGTCTATTAAATCAATCTCAAGAGATAATTTTATAAGTTCAATGATTTTTGATGAGATAGACACAGGAATTAGTGGTAAAACTGCTGATATGGTTGGGGAGAAGATGCTACAATTATCAAAAATTGGACAACTTATCTTAATCACTCATCTTCCAATTATTGCTAAACGAGCAGATTCTCATTTCAAAATATTCAAAACTGAAGATAATGAAACTACTTTTACGGGATTAAAGAGGTTAAATGATAGTGAAAGAGAAACCGAAATTATTTCTATGGTAGGTGGTTCTTTGATAATAGAAAATTAA
- a CDS encoding HlyD family efflux transporter periplasmic adaptor subunit produces the protein MKGRKRFLTIWLISIFAIAIITAIFKKDVTKFYGIASAEEVMINYEKPVKVKKINVMSGQRVNKGDLLFELIRPSLAIEVSNLQHEIEQLKGKVRGETLEILSEIKELKAIKEAKIQEINSEIEEIKNSYQYNRKLSSELKSITIDEESDEDSDSPMNKKITSLSKELELATNPLDIKISQLESELNNSDDPRSIQLDRLNNELDLLLKEQQELKITSSFDCIVSDVKFKIGENISPFEPIITLHSLNPTYVKGYIHENLYKQIKIDDEVVIEPLSSNGKSFKAKVLSLGSKIVEFPSRLVKREEIKVYGVEVVLQLLDNDLLLGEKVLILSNSSQSLFDKLVEYYNSLMES, from the coding sequence ATGAAAGGTAGAAAGAGGTTTTTGACAATTTGGTTGATTTCAATTTTTGCTATAGCAATTATTACTGCAATTTTTAAAAAAGATGTAACAAAATTTTACGGTATTGCTTCAGCTGAAGAAGTAATGATCAATTATGAAAAACCAGTTAAAGTAAAAAAAATAAATGTGATGTCTGGACAAAGAGTAAATAAAGGTGATCTTTTATTTGAATTAATTCGACCATCGTTAGCAATTGAAGTTTCTAATCTTCAGCATGAAATTGAGCAATTGAAAGGCAAAGTACGTGGTGAAACTCTAGAAATACTTTCAGAGATAAAAGAGCTAAAGGCGATTAAAGAAGCTAAAATTCAAGAAATAAACAGTGAAATAGAAGAGATAAAAAATAGCTATCAATACAATCGGAAATTATCTTCAGAATTGAAATCAATAACGATAGATGAAGAATCTGATGAGGATTCTGATTCTCCTATGAATAAAAAAATAACGAGTTTATCTAAAGAGCTTGAATTAGCTACAAATCCTTTGGATATAAAAATATCTCAGCTTGAATCAGAATTGAACAATTCAGACGATCCTAGAAGTATTCAACTTGATAGACTGAATAATGAATTGGATCTTTTATTAAAAGAACAACAAGAATTGAAAATCACTTCTAGTTTTGATTGTATTGTAAGTGATGTTAAATTCAAAATAGGTGAGAATATTTCACCCTTTGAGCCAATTATAACTTTACATTCTCTAAACCCAACTTATGTAAAAGGATATATTCATGAAAATCTTTACAAGCAGATAAAGATAGATGATGAAGTAGTAATTGAACCTTTAAGTTCAAATGGAAAGAGCTTTAAAGCAAAAGTTCTAAGTTTAGGATCCAAAATAGTCGAATTTCCTTCTAGATTAGTAAAAAGGGAAGAGATAAAAGTTTATGGAGTTGAAGTTGTTTTACAGTTATTGGATAATGATCTACTACTTGGAGAGAAAGTTCTGATACTTTCCAATAGTAGTCAAAGTTTGTTTGATAAGCTGGTTGAATATTATAATTCGCTAATGGAGAGTTAA